TCGTAATCGCTCCTTTAAGAAAATTTATTTAAACTATTGCCAGTTTCTACGCTAAATTTCTGATTGTATTCATCAACATCAGATAATCTAACTAAGGAAGTATAATCTTCTATCAATCGTTGTTTAACTTCTTTTGATTCTACAAGTACTGATACCCCTTTAACATGTGCTTTAAACTCATTCATCAAATTCATTACACCATTAATTGAACCTCCAGCACGCATAAAATCGTCTACAACTAGCACGTTTGAATTTTCAGGTAATGTGCGTTTTGATAGAACCATTGTTTCGATCTTACGAGAGGAACCAGAAACATAGTTGATAGAAACCGTAGAGCCTTCAGTAACCTTGTTATCTTTTCTAATAACCACTACTGGTAAATTTAATACACTTGCTACTGCATTAGCCAAAGAAATACCTTTAGTCGCTATGGTTACTACTGCATCTAATTGTTCATCCATATATAATGTCGCTATTAATTTGCCGACCTTTTTTAATAAAATCGGGTTGCCCATTAAATCTGATAAAAATAAATATCCACCAGGTAACAATCGATCTTTCTCTTGTAATAAATCGATCAATTCATCCACGACTTCTTCAGCTTCTTGTTTGCCCATTTGAGGTTTATAAGTTACCCCACCACTTGCACCGGCTGTAGTAGTGACAGTTCCTAATTTTTCTTTTTGGAATGTCGTTTTTATGATTTGAACATCTTCGCTAATTGATGACTTAGCTTGTTTAAATTTTTGGACAAAATATGTTAATGGTATTAATTTATTGGGATGATTCATTAAATATTGTGTCATAAAAACAATACGTTCACTTCTCTTATATCTCATATCGTGTCTCATCCTTTCTAGCCTAATAATCTTACTAATTGAACTTCATTGCAGCATCCGTTTACTGCATTAAATATATGCTTCGCTTGGCGTTCATTTCTTGCTAGCGCATACACTGTTGGACCACTTCCACTCATTAAGGAACCATCTGCACCGCTATTTAACATATTTTCTTTTAATTTCATAATTTCCGGATACATATTGTGCGACACTATTTCTAATCTATTCGACAAACTATGGCATAAAGCGTCATAATCAGCAGATTGCAGAGCATCTAAACATGCTTTAGTATGTACTTGAAAGTCATCTTCTAATGTAAGCGACTTGAAAACATCTGGAGATGATATGCCTACATCAGGTTTTGCGGTTATGACCCATGCAGAAGGCGGTTTATTTAAAAGTTTAATAATTTCACCCTTACCTTTACAAATAGCCGTTTTACTATATATACAAAAAGGAACGTCTGTACCAATTTTTATACCAATTCGACACAGTTCTTCAAGTGAGAGATTTAAATTAAAAAGTCGATTCATTCCCCTCAAAGTAGCTGCAGCGTCCGCGGATCCGCCCCCCAGTCCAGCTGAAACCGGAATATCTTTTTCTAACCTTATCGTTACGCCTTGTTTAATATTATACTGCTTTTTTATCGCTTCGGCAGCTTTGAAAGCTAAGTTTTTATGATCAGAGGGTACATAATTTTGTTCTACTTCGACTATAATTTTATTATCATGTCTGATTTCAAAAGACAGACGATCATTTAAATCAATCGTCGTCATAACCATCTCTACTTCATGATAACCATCATCTCGTTTAAAGAGTGTGTCTAATGTAAGATTTATCTTAGCATGCGCCGTTTCGTATATCATATCCCCACCCTCTTTCGATTCGATATGGTAATACATCGATTTTAACATAATGTATGGAAATACTAGCAAGATAATTTAAGTTTCTCAGGAAAATTTACTTAATACATTTTAAAATATAATATTTCTCACTATTTTTTAGATTTATACTTAAAACATCGAAGTTTTCGCTAGCGTTTTAACAATATCACACATAAAAAAAGAGATGCTCTCGCATCTCTGATTAAATATATGTAATTATTGAAATGCTTATCTTTAGTGTGCAATTGCTTCATGATGGCTATCTTCTTCGAAAGAAACTTGTACGTTATCAGTTAAAACATCAGTGTATGTATAAGACACACGCTCAAAGTTATGTTTGTCTTGATCAAGTTCAACAATAAAAACAGACGGATATGTTTCTTTTAACACACCACAACGTTCAATTGTTTTTTTACGACCGCCATTTGCTTTGAGTACAATACGGTTTCCTAAATGACAATCAAGTGAATTTTTGATGTCTCCAATAGATTTTGGCATATTGCTCCACCTCGCTACAACTTGTATAATAACACGATTCACTTGATTTTGTCAAATAAACGATTAATTTTAGCAAGGTAAAGCAAGAATGTCAATAGTTTAAAATTGTAATTCGGGAAATTTTTCCAAATTATTGTAAAGGGTAGCAAACTCCTCTATTGCAAGCGTTTCACCACGTCTAGTAGGATCTATATCCGAACTTTTTAGCCATTCACCTATCTTAGCCTTCAGCTTTTTTCCATCGGAAAATAGCGACTGATAATTATTATTTATTGTTTTCCTACGTTGGCTAAAAGCGCCCTTTGTTAAGCGGAAAAACTTCTCTTCATTATCTATATTTACTAATGGTTGAGCTCGCTTCATCAATTTGACGACGATAGAATCTACATTAGGTGGCGGCATAAATACAGCCTTAGGTACTGTGAGCACTGTGCTCGTCTCTGTATAGTATTGCGCAACTATAGATAATGATCCATAAGCTTTTGTACCAACTTGAGCATTAAGTCTTTCTCCTACTTCTTTTTGCATCATAACAACATAACCATCTATTGGTAGTGATTGTTGCATCAGATTCAAAAGTATCGGTGTAGTAATATAATATGGCAGGTTAGCTACTACCATGATACGTCTACAGTTAGATAAATATTGAGCTATATAATGTGCAACATCGGCTTTTAAAATATCTTCGTTAATAACAGTAACGTTATCATAAGGAGATAGCGTATCATCTAACACTGGTATTAATCGTTGATCTATTTCGAAAGCGACTACTTTGTTAGCATTTTTAGCGAGTTGTTCAGTTAATGACCCCATACCTGGGCCTATCTCAATAATGCCTGTTTCGTCATCAATCTGACTCGCATCGATAATATTATTAATGATATTAACATCTATTAGAAAATTTTGACCTAAACTTTTTTTAAAATCAAAACCATATTGTGCTAATAAAGCCTTCGTTCTAGACGGTGTAGCAATATCTTTGGCTTCCACTACTTTTCACTTCCATTCTTATCTAATAACGCTTCACGTACATCTTGCTCTGTATAACCAAAAGCATTTAATTTTTTAACTAATTGTTTGCCGTTTGAATGCCCTATATTTAACTTTTGGCTAAGCATAGCACGTTTCCTACGCGCATCTTTACCAACAATTAAACCTAAATCAATAAGTACATCTTTACTTATTGACTCATTTCCCTCTTCAAATGGCGTACTAACATTAATCAATGCATCTTTGATAACTTCTATATCGGCATGTTCAACGCCTATTTTCCCACGTTTACTACGCGCTTTATCACGATCAATATATGCATGTTTAACGCCTGGGATATAGTCACGTATCGTATTACGAATTTTATCACCTGGGAAATCAGGATCGGTTAACACGATCACACCTCTCGTATCATAAGCTTGTTTAATTACAGCGAGTGTTGTTTGATTAATCGCGCTGCCATTAGTTTCAATGGTATCGCATTCTACAGCCGACTTAACTCGTTCTGTATCGTCACGACCTTCAACTACAATAAATTCATTTATCTTCATTTATTGTTTCACCTTCTCAATATATTCATCTCTATATAAAAAACGAGAAAGGTATTGGCTTAACATTTATGGATATTGTTATACTTTCAATTCCAAATATTAGACCAATATCTTTCTCTATTAACCTTATAATTTAAATAAAGTTTCAGCATTTTTAGTAGTTTGTTCGCACACTTCTTCGTAGCTCACACCACGTAGTTCCGCAATTTGTTCTGCAACGAGTGTCACTCGTGCCGGTTCGTTTCGTTTGCCTCTGTATGGATGTGGTGATAAAAATGGTGCATCCGTTTCTACTAACAATCTATCAAACGGCACATGTTGAGCAACTTCTTTAGGTTGTCTGGCATTTTTAAATGTAACGGGGCCACCTAAAGAAACGTAGAAATTTAATTTATTAATAATTTCATCAGCAATTTCAGGCGAAGCACTAAAACTATGCATAATGCCGCTAATTTCTTCAGCATGCTCTTCCTTTAAAATATCCACACAATCTTGGGTTGCCTCACGATTATGGATAATTATAGGTAAATTTACACGTTTAGCTAACGCAATTTGCTTTCTAAATAGTGCTTGTTGCACATCTTTAGGAGACTTGTCCCAATGATAGTCTAATCCTGTCTCACCTATACCAATAACTTTTGGATGCTTCGCTAATGCTTCAATCCATTCCAAACGTTCTTCCGTACAATCAATAGCATCCACAGGATGCCATCCAATAATGCCGTAAATAAAGTCATACTGATCGATTAATTCCATAGTACGTTCAACTGTAGGTGTATCGAAACCTACGACAAACATACGATCGACACCATTTTCTCTAGCACGCTCGATGACTTTTTCTAAATCTTCGTCATACTGTTCTGAATTCAAATGTACATGTGTATCGATTAACATTCTTAATCGTCCCCTTACTTTATTATTTAATTACTGCACCGTTCGGAATAGCACTTGGTAAACTTACTAACGTAAGGACCCCATCTTTTTCAGCGGATAAAATCATGCCTTCAGATTTTTGTCCCATTAATTTTGCCGGTTTTAAATTAGTAACTACAGCTACTTTTTTACCGATAATGTCTTCCGGATTATAAAATTTAGCAATACCAGAAACGATTTGACGTTGTTCTGAATCTAAATCTACTTGGATTTTTAATAGTTTATCTGATTTAGTGACTTGTTCGGCATCTGTGACCGTTGCCGCCTTAATTTCTACTTTATCAAAATCTTTAATATCAATAGTATCTTTAGTAGGCACTTCTTCCTCAGCACCATCTTCTTTTGGTGGTTGCATAGAATCTTTAATGTACGCAATCTCAGCCTCACTATCAAGACGTGGGAAAATAGGTGTAGGCTTTTCAACGACTGTAATTGGTTCAGTTAAAGCGCCATAAGATTCAACACTAGAAAGTTCGTGTAACTCAGTGTTGTTGATATTTAATTGTTCAAATATTTGGTATGGAGCATGAGTTAAGAACGGTCTTAAGATAACGGCAATGATACGAATGTTTTCTACTAAATGTGCCATCACATTACCTAGCATATCTTTTTGACTGTCATCTTTAGCTAAAACCCATGGCGTAGTTTCGTCGATATATTTATTAGTTCGACTAATAAATTTCCACACTGTAGCTAAAGCAACAGAAAATTGTAGGTTCTCCATATTTTCGTGATATGTTTTAACTGTGTCTAATGCCATTTGTTCCATATCTTTGTCTAAGTCGTTCTGGGCGCCTTGATAAGCTGGCAATTCACCATCAAAGTACTTATTAATCATTGAAATCGTACGATTCACTAAGTTACCAAGATCATTGGCTAAGTCATAATTTGTACGTTCAACAAAGCCTTCTGGTGTAAATACGCCATCCGCACCAAAAGGTAACTCTCTTAATAAGTAATAACGTGTAGCATCTAAGCCATAACGGTCGATTAAGACGTTAGGATCTACTACGTTGCCTTTTGATTTGCTCATTTTACCATCTTTCATTAAAATCCAACCATGCGCAAAGACCTTTTTAGGTAAAGGAATATCAAGTGACATTAATAAAATAGGCCATATTATTGAATGGAAACGTACAATCTCTTTAGCCATAATATGAATATCAGCTGGCCAATATTTTTGGAATAATGTATCGTCATCTGACAAATAGCCTAGTGAAGAGATATAGTTAACCAATGCATCAATCCATACATAAACAACATGTTTAGGATTAGATTTAACACGAATACCCCAATCAAATGATGTACGAGATACAGCTAAATCTTCTAATCCTGGTTTGATAAAGTTGTTTATCATTTCATTTTTACGCGAAGGTGGTTGAATGAAGTCAGGGTTTTCATCGTAGAATTCTAATAAGCGATCTGTATATTTAGACAAATTAAAGAAGTAACTTTCTTCTTTTACTAGTTCTACATCATGACCTGAATCAGGACTTTTACCGCCTACAATTTTGCCATTTTCGTAAACAGGGTCTACTAGTTGTGTCTCAGTATAGTATGTTTCGTCCGGTACTGAATACCATCCCTCATATTCGCCAAGATAAATATCTCCTTGCGATAGTAAACGTTCAAATATTTGTTGTACGACTTCTTTATGACGTTCCTCAGTAGTACGAATAAAGTCATCGTTAGAGATCTCTAATTTTTTCCATAAAGCTTTAATATCAGAAATCATATCATCTAAATATGCTAATTCTGTTTTACCAGCTTTATGTGCTTTTTCTTGTATTTTTTGACCATGCTCATCTGTCCCAGTTAAATATCTTACATCGTAACCTTGCATTCTTTTATAGCGTGCAATCACATCACCAGCAGTTGTTGTGTATGCGTGGCCGATATGCAAGTTTCCACTCGGATAATATATTGGGGTAGTGATATAAAATGTATCTTTCACCATCATTGTTCCTCCTCGTTTCTTACACTATAAATATATCTAAATTAATATTTGTTTTCAATGAAGCCTTGATGTGTTGAATTATGCATAAGATTACTTATCACTCATACTTTGACGACACCATGTTACTTCTATGTACACTCAATAAACATCTCATTTTATTAAATATAATTATATGCTCTATCTT
The genomic region above belongs to Staphylococcus durrellii and contains:
- the purR gene encoding pur operon repressor codes for the protein MRYKRSERIVFMTQYLMNHPNKLIPLTYFVQKFKQAKSSISEDVQIIKTTFQKEKLGTVTTTAGASGGVTYKPQMGKQEAEEVVDELIDLLQEKDRLLPGGYLFLSDLMGNPILLKKVGKLIATLYMDEQLDAVVTIATKGISLANAVASVLNLPVVVIRKDNKVTEGSTVSINYVSGSSRKIETMVLSKRTLPENSNVLVVDDFMRAGGSINGVMNLMNEFKAHVKGVSVLVESKEVKQRLIEDYTSLVRLSDVDEYNQKFSVETGNSLNKFS
- the ispE gene encoding 4-(cytidine 5'-diphospho)-2-C-methyl-D-erythritol kinase; protein product: MIYETAHAKINLTLDTLFKRDDGYHEVEMVMTTIDLNDRLSFEIRHDNKIIVEVEQNYVPSDHKNLAFKAAEAIKKQYNIKQGVTIRLEKDIPVSAGLGGGSADAAATLRGMNRLFNLNLSLEELCRIGIKIGTDVPFCIYSKTAICKGKGEIIKLLNKPPSAWVITAKPDVGISSPDVFKSLTLEDDFQVHTKACLDALQSADYDALCHSLSNRLEIVSHNMYPEIMKLKENMLNSGADGSLMSGSGPTVYALARNERQAKHIFNAVNGCCNEVQLVRLLG
- the veg gene encoding biofilm formation stimulator Veg codes for the protein MPKSIGDIKNSLDCHLGNRIVLKANGGRKKTIERCGVLKETYPSVFIVELDQDKHNFERVSYTYTDVLTDNVQVSFEEDSHHEAIAH
- the rsmA gene encoding 16S rRNA (adenine(1518)-N(6)/adenine(1519)-N(6))-dimethyltransferase RsmA; amino-acid sequence: MEAKDIATPSRTKALLAQYGFDFKKSLGQNFLIDVNIINNIIDASQIDDETGIIEIGPGMGSLTEQLAKNANKVVAFEIDQRLIPVLDDTLSPYDNVTVINEDILKADVAHYIAQYLSNCRRIMVVANLPYYITTPILLNLMQQSLPIDGYVVMMQKEVGERLNAQVGTKAYGSLSIVAQYYTETSTVLTVPKAVFMPPPNVDSIVVKLMKRAQPLVNIDNEEKFFRLTKGAFSQRRKTINNNYQSLFSDGKKLKAKIGEWLKSSDIDPTRRGETLAIEEFATLYNNLEKFPELQF
- the rnmV gene encoding ribonuclease M5, with product MKINEFIVVEGRDDTERVKSAVECDTIETNGSAINQTTLAVIKQAYDTRGVIVLTDPDFPGDKIRNTIRDYIPGVKHAYIDRDKARSKRGKIGVEHADIEVIKDALINVSTPFEEGNESISKDVLIDLGLIVGKDARRKRAMLSQKLNIGHSNGKQLVKKLNAFGYTEQDVREALLDKNGSEK
- a CDS encoding TatD family hydrolase, with product MLIDTHVHLNSEQYDEDLEKVIERARENGVDRMFVVGFDTPTVERTMELIDQYDFIYGIIGWHPVDAIDCTEERLEWIEALAKHPKVIGIGETGLDYHWDKSPKDVQQALFRKQIALAKRVNLPIIIHNREATQDCVDILKEEHAEEISGIMHSFSASPEIADEIINKLNFYVSLGGPVTFKNARQPKEVAQHVPFDRLLVETDAPFLSPHPYRGKRNEPARVTLVAEQIAELRGVSYEEVCEQTTKNAETLFKL
- the metG gene encoding methionine--tRNA ligase — its product is MVKDTFYITTPIYYPSGNLHIGHAYTTTAGDVIARYKRMQGYDVRYLTGTDEHGQKIQEKAHKAGKTELAYLDDMISDIKALWKKLEISNDDFIRTTEERHKEVVQQIFERLLSQGDIYLGEYEGWYSVPDETYYTETQLVDPVYENGKIVGGKSPDSGHDVELVKEESYFFNLSKYTDRLLEFYDENPDFIQPPSRKNEMINNFIKPGLEDLAVSRTSFDWGIRVKSNPKHVVYVWIDALVNYISSLGYLSDDDTLFQKYWPADIHIMAKEIVRFHSIIWPILLMSLDIPLPKKVFAHGWILMKDGKMSKSKGNVVDPNVLIDRYGLDATRYYLLRELPFGADGVFTPEGFVERTNYDLANDLGNLVNRTISMINKYFDGELPAYQGAQNDLDKDMEQMALDTVKTYHENMENLQFSVALATVWKFISRTNKYIDETTPWVLAKDDSQKDMLGNVMAHLVENIRIIAVILRPFLTHAPYQIFEQLNINNTELHELSSVESYGALTEPITVVEKPTPIFPRLDSEAEIAYIKDSMQPPKEDGAEEEVPTKDTIDIKDFDKVEIKAATVTDAEQVTKSDKLLKIQVDLDSEQRQIVSGIAKFYNPEDIIGKKVAVVTNLKPAKLMGQKSEGMILSAEKDGVLTLVSLPSAIPNGAVIK